Part of the Xenopus tropicalis strain Nigerian chromosome 3, UCB_Xtro_10.0, whole genome shotgun sequence genome, AACGTGAAATTTCCTTAGaggaaatgttatatatatatatatatatatatatattagtttctACATAAACGTAACACACACCTCCCCACAAAATGCACAATGCAGGACTGGAGAAGCAGTGGCAAAATGGGAAGGGCCTGATTAAtgttcaaataaaaatatttcaccATATACAACATAAAAGGACAACcttaagaaaaacacaaaaaagataAGTACTGTAGATCAAGCAAACATTATTAATGTTCATTCTCGACTTGTGTAGCCTTCATAAAAACAAAAGTAACTAACAAAAAGTGCCACTTGCCTTTGAGGACTCACTTATGCCATGTAACGTATTCAAAGAAATAAAGGAAGTCATGTTCGGTGGATACAGCCTGGTCACTGAGTACATATGGACAGCCAGATGGAATGAATTTTAACAGCTGGGAATATCAAGGTAAGCGCTTTTAACAAACACAGTCCTGAAGTGCATAACACGTGCGTAAACATGGCCGCTACAAGGCTAAAAAACAAAGCACAACCGTTTTGCTCCCTGTACTTTGCCATGATATCAGCTCTGCTTGTCATTATTCTCATTCTTTGTAACAAAAAAGGTAAATTTAAAAACATACCTTAcagataaaaattaatttaaaacttgaatatatacaattatatattaaAGCACTGCAAGAACATCCAAACTAGAAAGATTTAGGCTTGGTGCAATAAGAAAACAAATCCTATGAATAAAGCTGCTGCTGCAAATTAAAGTCTgcacccaaaatgtgcccatAGCTTTAGCTCATATCCAATAGAGTCTATTCCAACTTGATGTCACATCAGGCCTATGGCAAAGCATCTCACTCTTGCAAGGATGCTTCCCCACTGTGCTACCTACTTGGCCGGCCACCTGATACCTTCATGCCCAATTCCTGCCCAGCTATGATGGCTAAGGAGTGCTATAATAAGCACAGGTACTGCTATTAATATCAAGCAGGAATATACCTTTGCCAGTTCTGCCTTAGGCTGGTGCAGAAAAAATAAAGGATGGGCTATAGCTATGGAAATACTTTAGGTGAGTGCCCTAGTTGATCTAGTTAAACCGTCTTAGTGCAACAAACAATCCTCTCTCTccttctatattatatatatttagcttgAACCTTTCCTGTGCTGTAAAAATAGTGCCAACAGAAGCGGTATTAAATAAAATGCCACGGACTATTCTCTGCATCTGAGACACATTCAGAGAACAAGCCAAAGTCTCTATATGAAGGATACCCAACAGGCCAGAACTGTTAGGCTGGTGAGAAACTAAAAACATGTAGACATGGGACAGaaaataaaaggggggggggggggggggggggacaagaaGAAGGACACAGAACAAATATTTACACGGGGAAAGTAtctgttttgttgttgttgagttgttttttgttttttttttttgtccaaccCTCTCCAGCCGCAAAAGGGTTAATAAGTCTTCTCTGAGAAGGAGCAAAAATACAGCATCATTGTACAGCAATGCCAGTTTTGCCAGTTGGCAGGTCTCTGGTGGAACCCAGTGGCTTATACTCCATTGTCATTTGCCAAGATTCCATTTTCCGTTAAGTGGGACTTCAGTGTGTTGAAGATGTGGATTTGTTGGTCAGGGCGCAGAGTTAGGAACTGCTGGATTAGTTTACTTGGATTGGGGCCTCTGCAAAGGAGAAAAACAAGCTGTAAGCAATGCTGGCAGTTCCCTTAGCTTAATTTACACTTTAACAGAAAAAACTGGTAGACCAGTATTCAAATATGAAAACAAATGAGGCCAAGACTTGGGCTTCCCAACCCCTCTGGCTAAATAATAGGTACAAACTCAATTATACAATTCCAAAGGCAAGACTGCCCTAGCTTGAAATCAATAGGGTGtgtattttattggtttataaaaataaaggacTAAGGTTAATGGCACGGACAACGTTTGCTCTGCTGTCAGCCAGAATCTCATTTATTCTTGTCCACACACATGGGAGGCTTGCTAGTCCGCCTTTTCACCGCTATTGTAATGCCATTGGCCATTtgcctaagggcaaagacacactgagctactagtagcagctacttaagcGGCTACTAAatgacagaaaataccctgccataaataatactgagaattgcctctgaaaaaacacatgtagagacagttatcagcattgtctattttagtgacaagaagctctgtgtgtcttcaccctaagggttgtTAAGCTATCCTGGAGCACAATGGCTGCAACAAATAAACCAGCAGATTTAATTTTAATGGCAAAACTACTACTAACTCTTACATTGTTTCACTGTCACTGTCATCAAATACAGGTTTCCATTTCCCATTGTGGTTTGATGGTCTGGGAGTCATTAACACATAACTCTTGCTTAAAGGTACAGAACTGTGGTACAAGAACAGACTGCTTACCTGATAAAGCTTGCAATGTACACGTTTACAAATGTAGCCATCAGATACTGGCAGTCAAATCTGTCCATTATACCTCCATGACCTGGGATGGTGTTGGCAAAGTCCTAAGATAAAGAATTAATTTGTTAGCATTAAAGTGGAAATACTgtgtgaaaacaaaaatgtgccaAAGAATAGTACTCGTCTAAATACTGAAGGAATGCGCtttaaaaagtattgttttggaaagaattattaaaaatttctccaaaacccctactagtcctgcccatctgttccacttcctgctgcctcctttcccagccTGTGCAGGGGGGCCATCAGCACtgagcacactgcactgtaggataggaaccaatcaggagCTAGGCTGACCcaataggaaactgaagcctgtctttgcttgtgtgactgcagggctgtgattggctatccccttcctactgtgcttctggcagagacagttaggacacacccacccctcatttgaaacacgacAGGGACCTGAGATGagctatagggagctccaataaagggtcctttttttttttttttttagctactatTAGCttgtattattacatttttgtttatcttATTTGTCTCTTTTAAATGTGCAGCTGCTTCTAGAGTTCTTACTCCTACTAAAACCGCATAGTGCTTCATCTTAGTGCTAAATAATATACAGTTGAGGATGCCTACCAGCTTTTTTCTCTACATCTCTGATGTAACCATACACCACTTAAGGTAATACTGACActtaaaaaaactactcttcaaaatattaaagtacataaaaagttacctatatgtAATTTTTCttgaagttcccaaacctgactgttttgccaacctgattgtcccttctcaacctgtcagttctAGCTTCTAATGCTTaaggactcctgctgcacaaatcaggtaggaaaggtaaaagcattgggcaaaatCTTCTAAAGCAAAATTACAAATAGCATGCAGAGAACAtattatgacagatgtaaaaaaggtttaatttctggtgtcagtatctctttaatgtccCCAAGCCATCCCTCTATCTGGCTTCTCCCCCATTTATGATAAACTGTGGAGTAAGTCATCAATACAAGGTGATACTCCTTTGAAAGAGGGGCATTTCACTCCATGTGTAATAATAATTATGGCAATAATATTAAGTTAATTGAAAAGCAGCTCTTTTTGGAGCCCTAAGTTCCACCAGGCACTGAAAAGACATGTGAAAGAGAACCATCCATTTACTTTTGTGCAAAGTATTGAGCCACTTCCACATTGAGGGAAGAATGACAACCACAAGATTAACTCTTTAACCAATCTATACAGCAACTTAAGCAACATGATCTTTCTGCATGAAGGTGGTCATCCAACAGCCACCACTGGTTTACAAATCCAGGCATCTCTTTTCCAAGAGATGCCAGTATCTCTAAGGTTATATACATAGCAATAGAGAAGACAGCTTACAAGCTACAACTATCTACAAGCAATGGTATAATAAGGGGGTGTGAGGTGGAGCATTTAGGAGTTAGGGGACCTATTTTATGACCTACAGAAGTTGTCAATGAGTACAGACTACTGACATTAAAGAAGAGTACTAAAAATAACTAAGGTGCAATATATAAGGTGATTCACACTATATTTAGTGAATTTGCTTTGTGTTTACACATAGACTGTGCTTTCACAGAAGTAAAATGCCTTACTTTAATCTTAAAAGCTCTCTTGAATCCACTGGCAAAGAACCCACCAAACGGCCCAATGAGTGAGGCAAAGGTAGAGAGCGCAATGCTGTGTATCTGGAAAGGGTACATCCAGACTGTTTTCTGCAGGAGAAAAAAGCCATTAGTAAGACATTTTGCAGATACAACATATCCTATGCACACACAACTGGCATACCGAGCAAGGTGAAAGGAAGGCCATTTAGTTTCTGAAGCACCTACCCAGCTAATGACAGAGTGGAACATTGCAGGTATGTGATACTCCTGGAGTTGGAACAGCTCTGAGGGTTCACAGTCGACTGTGAATCTGTTTGTTTCATTGTTAAACTCCACTGGACACACAAAGTAGCTGTAGCCAGCCATGACgtaagaaagctggaaaagaaaaacaagagaTGAACACATCTTGCACCCACAAGGGAACTGAGCAGTGTTTGCAGTTTAGTAAATAACTACTCATGCTTTTCACTCATACTTTCATTAATCCTGTTCCCCGTGATCAAGCAGATTTCACTGACCACTATTGAAAGTTACGGTAACCACCAAGAAAGGATAGTGTGTAAAAGCAATTAAAgtatgtgtttgcctcagaaagactactatagtttatataaacaaagctgttgtcctgtgccataggggcagccattcaaagaagaaaaggcacagtgtacacagcagataacagataaagccccattatattctatggAGTGTATCTGTCAGCTGCTGTGTAACCTgcactttttctccttttttccagcttgaatggctgccctcatggctacacagcagcttatttatataaactatagtagtctttttgaggcaaaaacacaccagttttatcagtgcagggcaacaatacattatattttaattactttaaaatactttcattttttgacattactgttcctttaaggagtatTCAAGGGGAGTGCAAGTCCTAGTCAAACTACTATTACATAAGGACAGAGATCTTACTGCTTTTGTCCAGCCTTACATTTCCTAGGAAATCCTAGGAATTGCACACTTACCAACAATCCAAAGACAACAGTGGAAAAGAAGCCTCCAATAAAACCTTCCCATGTCTTCTTGGGTGACAGCTGTAGGAATTAAAAGGTAACTGCAGTAAGTAGAAAGTGGGAGGCAAGAATATattgtccaaatatttatgtcCAGCAAAGTTTTACTTTGACTAGAAGACCAAGAGAGGTTTTACACAGAACAGAATTAGGAGATTGTCTCCCCTTGGTAATGTTACTCAGTGGATTTCAGTCTTTCTTTCTGCCCCTGCCTATATGCagggcaaaaataaataaataaatacatttctctaTGAGcaatggtgattttttttctctactcTAGAATTagaggtgtgggatccgttatccagaaagctccgaattactggaagaccatctcctatagactccattataactaaataatttatatttttaaaagtgatttcctttttctttgtaataataaaacagtaccttgtatagataacaacatataattaatccttattgaagacaaaacaatcctattaggtttaattcatgtttaaatgattttttgcaaatttaaggtatggagatccaaaatacagaaagatctctcatccggaaaacccctcgaacattctgcataacacatcccatgcctgtactacaagTATTAGCTTGGAGCACTATAGACAATATTTAAGGGTCTATATTTATAATCCTAGTGGATCTCAGATTTCTAATTGGTCTCAACATCTTAGTCCCAAATTTAACATTGTGGACGGGGTTGCCAATCTGAATGATCTGATTATAATCTAAAACTGGGAGTAAAACCGCAGTGAACTAACCTTGATAAGAGGCGTCCGACCAAAAAAGAACCCAAACATGTAGGCCATGATGTCATTACAGATCACACAGGATATTGGAACAATAAACCTACAAGAATTAAAAATGGGCTCAGAAAACAGCCATGCAATGTTTTGATCCAACCATATTTATGACAGATAAGATAATCATGATACATAATAGGCAGGAATGGAAATGCAACACCCAGATTTTCTTGCCAGGTGAGTGTTGATAGAGGCATAGCCCTGGTTAACACCATATAGCAGATTCTCTGCCAGCACAGGACCCCCTAACAAGTGCCTTCCTTTGAcgtaaaaaggaaaatatattacaTCATGTGGTTACCAACAAGTGCAGTGGATAGTTAGTGATAATGGATAGCTGGTCACACAATGGCTGCAATAATGCACAGCCATTTACTTGAGATGTTTTAGTGACATAAAACccataaaaaccttttaaattgAAGGTGATTCTCTGTGCAGACTTGTTCAAATGGGGTGAATAGCTTACGCTTGCACTGTCTTTTGTTCTCACCAATGTCGCAATATTATGTTTTACATTAATAATTTGATGAGCACTTTCTCTCAAAATAATAATCATTTCATTCTTAATCAGCATAGGCGAGCTCTGCAGTGAATCTGCACATCATACCAGGACTATGTACTTACCAAATCATTCCCTCAAATAAGTTGTGGATGATGAGGTGCGACTGAGTAACAACGATGAGAAGAGTGACATGTGTCCAGCCAAACTAGAAGAACAGAACAAAATATGAAAGCTTTCAGATAAAGAgatggatataaaaaaaaatgggggaagtttgcctttaaatgaacATTTAGCAGGTTTTTAGATTAGTCTGTTCATAGCACTTTTTCAACCAGTCTTCATTTAAGCCAGCTGGAATTCTTCTTCCAGAATGCATTCACTGCTAGGGTAAAAGTAGCCATACAGTAGCTGAACCCTAAAGTTATCCAGTCACTCagcctgcagaataaatagacaGATACAATATGGAAGAGCGGGAATGGCTAAATGCTATTGCTCTTTCTGATAAGGCCAACACTGCCCTAACATTATGAAGGGGTATCTGATGCGCCTCTTTATTCCCTTCACCAAAGTGCACTGTTAAGCGAAGGTTTTGGATTTGACAGATCGTCTGAAACACAACAGGATAGTCGATTGTCAGAACACACCCGAGATGGCTAAACATACCCAGAAGTTCAGACAGTACGGTCAAAAGGGCCAAGCAGCCAATGCTTTGTGTGCTTTTCCTGAACAAGCAGAACAATAAAAGTGTTGCTATGTGCAACATTGCAGGTGATCtttgcctccaatgttaataaatacatctttACTAGCAACTTGTGGTCAACTTGTGGATCAAAAGGCACTGGATTCAGAAAGGTTAAAGCTACTACTCCAAATGTATGTGTCTGCTGCTGCTAAACTGCAGCATAGTGGCCAAACATATTATATCCATGCAAAAAAAATCCTGTAAGTGCCGCTCCCCATTGGATCTGCAGAACTGGCATAAAAATTACAAGAGTTCTGACCCAGTACATGTATGAGAcctcttacccagaatgctcaggtcttAGGGTTTTCCGGACAactgatctttccgtaattttttaagtctactaaaaaatcatttaaatattgaataaacccaataggatggtttagcttccaatatagattaattatatcttagttgggaccaagtacaaggtactgatttctaattacaaagaaaaaggaaataatttttaaaaattagaattatttgcttgtaatggagtctatggcatattgcctttccgtaattcggaactttctgggtaatgggtttctggataagggatcccatacctgtatattctattCTATGCTGCTCCACATGTTTACTGGCAACACCTGGGCAGCAAAGATCACAGAGTAATATGCTAAGCACATTCCAGAATAGGAATCCAAGCATTAACTAAAACTCTCCTATCGTTGGGAACCACCTTGTAGAGAGGAAAAAATAAATCTGCAAATTCCAAGAAAACAGATAatatatagattaaaaaaaaacataccatgtAAAACTGTAGGCGGTAATGCTTCTTCACCAGGCTTAAAACAAACATGCAGAAACCTGCAAAATAAACATGAATACCCTTACAAAACAGCAGATATGTAAAGTCATATGATAGCAGTTATACTGGGAAAACTTGTCATTGGTGACACACTAGAAAGCAGTGCTCCGACCTGTAGCTGTATAGGTGCGCTACTAAGCTTCCTAAGGGCCCACTGAGGTAATGCTGTGCCCAGAGATCTCCAAATGTTTCTATATGGTGTTGATAAGAGACCCGTTGTTGCCCAGATGATATAAACCCCATGCTGACCCAAAGAGCTTTACAAATGGGCTCCATAATTACCAAAACAAAAAATCTGAAACATGGACAGCCTGATGCGTTTTGTGCCAAAAGGGGGCACTTAGTCATAATCATTTTTGAGGTCATTTGGTTTGTACATTCTCCTTTATACTGAAGACTTTGAGGATTGAGCACCTGGGCCTCTCACTTTCTTTGGTGAATCTACCCCATAAGAAAACCATTagccaaaaaattatttatttcttgGAGAATTAATTATTTTCCTGCCTGCTACATTCTGTCAGGTGACAGTTCTATTTTTTACACACACTCCTAGCCGTGAGTCATTTGCAGACACCTACAACCATGAGCTGCACTTGCACTTTCCTTTAATGTTGGCAAAGCCCCAGAAGCTTCCTCCTCTGGCATGGGCAGGCTGGGTCGTGAGATGTGGCAGAGATGTTCCCCCCCAGAATGGAGTCACACACCTTTTCTTATGAAATCTTTAACTTTTTGGGCCCTCATCTactaaataaaggcatttttatcTACATATTGTATGCTGTCACTTGGACTTCTGCTTGTGACAAAGCGAGATGATTACTGGAGACGTGGCATTAAATTGTAGATGTTacaaaaattaaaggagaaggaaaggctaataaagagttaatctcaagctgcaagcataccttcagttgtctcaatagtgcccttaagtctccccatattcctcctgttcaaatgatcagaagccaaacaggaagaaacaggaagaaagttcccataatgcctcgctcctgcaccgagaccaagtttacatgctcagttagttagactatggggcacatttacttacccacgaacgggccaaatgcgtccgattgcgtttttttcgtaatgatcggtatttggcgatttttcggaaaattgtcgcgactttttcgttgccattccgaatgttatGCAAAATTtgctgattttttcgtagcgttactacttccgcgaaaagtcgcgattttttgtagccttcgcgccgagtacgaaagattcggattcattcaagcttcagtatggtgacttttcttgggccaggttggagctgcagggtgccattgagtcctatgggaggcttccaaaatcatgctaagtctgaaagtttcgcccgccgcttacgagcgctcaatacgaaaaaatagcgacaagatacgagcgcatcgtaatggctacgaaaaactcgcgtttttcgcgcaaatcgtattggtaacgaaaaagtcgcgacaatttccgaaaagtcgtaaaggcgccgaaacaaatcgcaaaaaatacgaaaaagtcgcaaaatgttcgttttccaatcggaatttttccaattcggatcgaattcgtgtcttagtaaatgtgcccctatgagtcagcttcctgctgattggctcagtgagttcttagcattgagggagggggggagcaggagaggggagagaggagagagttgcgtgtctctggcacatgaattacagacacaagaaatcttttaacagaaaagtcagtgcagtgtttctgtgagtgcttatggctgtatttacacggacttttctgataaatctttcttagcttttacctttctttctcctttaatataaccAGCAATACTCAGAGACATCTGCTGTGTAGAGATGCAGGGGACTGATATTTCTTATTGTAGatgtacaagtactgttttaggTAAAGGACTGTTTAATTAAAACGTGTAAATTATACAAGATAATGTACACCCTACTGTATTTTATAAGGCTATTAATGTCACCCCTGTAATGGTTGAATCTGTACAGCATGGGTTAATCTGCAGATTTGTGCACCCCTTCAGTGGTCATGGGCAGTCTCAAGATACTCCTGCATTCCTGGTTACATCTCCAGAGCAGGTCTTATCAGTTACTATAGACTGTGTTGTTGTTTTACTGTTGTAGAGCCCAGCTGCAAGCACAGCCCCCTGAAACTCCCATTCCAAAGGCTTTGCTGTACCCCTATAGTTAACTCCCTATACTCCCTTCTGCAGAGGCTTGGTATAATGTGTGTTCATAAGTAGGTATAAAAACCCTCACAAAATCCTTTGTCCGATTATTCTGACTCAGAATCACACAGAACCCGTGATAAGCTTCCACTCCAAATGACCTCCAGCATCTGAATTTGTGTAACACCCCAGAGTTCATGTTCTTTTTAAAAGCACTCAGCATATGGCCTCATAACTTAATATGACACAGGTGACTGAGGGAGAGAAGGTTCCCCAGGTTATGCAGGGCTGGGGGTTACCTACCATTGGCTGGAGTACAAATGTTAGCAGTAAACCACCAGCCAGTGTAATTGGCAAACCCAGCTCTTCACTCACAGGGTAAGTTGGCCTGGTTTGAGTGCCAGGAAGGGAAATCTTCCAGTTATAGAATGTGTAATTTtcactttaataaaaaaaggtCTGAAAAGAGATTCCCTTCTTGTATACTGACCCATGTACTCCTGCAAACATGCAGTTTGTACAACAAACAAGCAGCATTGCATAAAAGTAATAGTTGCAAAATAATAGTTCCTATGAAAATTGATGCTTGTACATACAAACAAATGAATCACCTCTTAAAGGGAAACGCCatccaattaaaataaataaatcaataaataaaaatcacattttgcagGATGAAAGAgaatagaaaatataattctaagcatcgttccacatacaataaaaaaacttaaatgaacagtgtttgtttatcccgTTTTGCCTAAAACTATGAAGCAGAAGTCAGTTCCCTTCCAGGTCTGCTAATCAGCTGGCTGATGCTACATTGCATCAGGAGCTACAGACTATAAATAGCCAGGCAGATACTGTTTTTAATTGCTATTACATTTACAGTTAACTTACAGTTTTTTTAATGAacataatattggaaagttgcatagaattactTTCTCTTTCATGATACAAAAAAGCAGTTATTGGGTGGAGGACCTCTTTCAAGATTTTAGAATAACATATAAAATCACTGCCAACAAAGACACAAAGAGATAAATGCAGTACAGATGTGCAACTTATAATCACTAGAGATAGGTAAATGAGGGAAGAGCACATGGGAAAGATTTTTACCTGTCAAATATAGGGCAAAAGAAATAAAACGATGATATTTGCTGAGAATTCTTAGAGGTTCCTCCCTCTGGACCAGAGTAAAAAAATAGTCTGTTACAGTCTCTCCATAGAAGAAATAATTGACACACAGCAGAAAATACCTAaggtaaaaaaggaaaaaaaatacatagaatGTAAAAGAATAAATGCAGTTGCACAATAAACCATAAAAAGCATAACACAGACTGAAGCTGGCTATAtatggtaagatttgctcatttggtgaggtcgccaaacaagcagatcttttcaaCGATATGCTCACCTAAAGTGGCTGATACTGGAGTAACCTGAATGTTTGGCCCGATCGGATTACAAATACAGGAACAGGAGCCATCAGAGCAAGGACAAGATTAATGACCCTGCAGTCCACAatacaacaggaaaatcaaacctgcctgatcaatactTGGCCAATTTTAGGCAAGATAACGGACAGGTAGGCCCATTTGGGCAGATGAGCTGCCAAATTGGCCtgagtatgggcaccttaagtgtgCTATCAGACCAGTTATGCTGCAGGATATTCACCTAGATATCCGTGACCCAATACAATCCTTGCCAAAGCTGATAAGTTATACCCCCGCGGCATTATAAGTTGAGCAGGCTAGTTTTAGGATACATGAAATATAGGCCGTGACAGAAAGgggataataaatattattaataatgctATGGAAAAAAGTGTACTAGAGAATatagaattaaaggggttgttcacctttatatgaagtatgatatagaaagtgctattttgagacaatatgcaattggtcctcattttttattatttgcaggtttttgggttgttttttttttatttatgtagctttttgttcagcagctcttcaattTGAAATTTCAGAAGTTATCCATTACTAGGATCcaatttaacatagcaaccaagcagtggtttcaaagaaacagaaatatgaatggaggagggcctaaatagaaaggtaattaaaaaaagtaacaacaataacactgtagcctcacTGCCGAGGTCAGTggcttgaaagagtcagaagagaacatataacatactacaagttaacctGAAAGTCAACCAtccctttaaaaaagaaacattcaATTTAACATTCATACCCAACCCATTACCTACCAGCTGAGAGTGCGGAACCAGGGCAAATCATAGGAATGGTAGACATTGTAACCGATCATGATGATCTCCTGGAAACACTTGATCTGCACGCACATCACCTGCAGAAACGAAAGGGAAACCCTGTTAGGGAACCTAATCCCACAGAGTAGTGGAAAACCCTGTACCACACCCACTCCCTGTATTCAAACTTACAATCATCATGAGCACTATAGGTCCCAAGTAGATGATGATAAAGAAAAAGCTAATCATAGCCAATGTGAGGATGCCTCTCACCCACCAGTTCTTCCACCTGAGGGGAAAAgagaaatatggggggggggggggacgcgTCACTTTGTGTTAACAAAATGTATCCTTATTGAATGTATGGCTAACTACAGTGTAAAACTCGACCCCCCCACCTGACCCTACCCCGCCCGCAGGGACTCAACCTATGGGTGGTGGCACTAATTGGGTCCCCATGCTGTTTAGAATGGTCTCAATTTTCTTCTTGAATAGACAAGTCAAGAATGAATTTgggttcatttaaaggagaaggaaagtcattttgcttttttactgctaatagatttgccacattagtgccaccaagaacaatatatttattctgcaggaaccattaccatacctga contains:
- the cds2 gene encoding phosphatidate cytidylyltransferase 2 (The RefSeq protein has 1 non-frameshifting indel compared to this genomic sequence); amino-acid sequence: MTELRQRVGREQPQEGEDKLPYDPQDQDQDQDQDQEQGEAESEVKTDGETASDSESKTDTGGTQQGTPTDDTPEVLNRALANLSSRWKNWWVRGILTLAMISFFFIIIYLGPIVLMMIVMCVQIKCFQEIIMIGYNVYHSYDLPWFRTLSWYFLLCVNYFFYGETVTDYFFTLVQREEPLRILSKYHRFISFALYLTGFCMFVLSLVKKHYRLQFYMFGWTHVTLLIVVTQSHLIIHNLFEGMIWFIVPISCVICNDIMAYMFGFFFGRTPLIKLSPKKTWEGFIGGFFSTVVFGLLLSYVMAGYSYFVCPVEFNNETNRFTVDCEPSELFQLQEYHIPAMFHSVISWKTVWMYPFQIHSIALSTFASLIGPFGGFFASGFKRAFKIKDFANTIPGHGGIMDRFDCQYLMATFVNVYIASFIRGPNPSKLIQQFLTLRPDQQIHIFNTLKSHLTENGILANDNGV